The following are encoded in a window of Acipenser ruthenus chromosome 26, fAciRut3.2 maternal haplotype, whole genome shotgun sequence genomic DNA:
- the LOC117430939 gene encoding uncharacterized protein LOC117430939, translating to MEATPSFRRVPGSEDLLLQHTPHAASVSAAIKAATVRFVAKAPEEVGRDVVAHVVSQGGDPGNSMLVLSQSTMQFGKYRVQTLQWLLTNDMGYAVSLVTSHQREQEGDSSMANKDALISYACAFPDVASAVRDQRAQDVARLRSSQPSQEDLRLVAFGVHKDLAWRDLRACHWRAASVCVRGHRRSCLVHLQLKVLLPEAWKQSLPKEQHEWIARALFIRNRIGKLELTSDLRLWWFPPQPRLIHNQPPASPGPFCHPLFLWMPCRMWAFKLTCTQPECLGHKLTGVGLYKTVRRVLSIDGWYDVATEYLECHRCKKKVAGWSSHVLNQLDPAHRSHFPAILTYGVLRLMRERTLGNSATQLYNTLCEQHSEAWMQRSLQYLAEFEPFLA from the exons ATGGAAGCAACCCCATCCTTTCGAAGAGTGCCAGGGTCCGAGGACCTGCTCCTCCAGCACACGCCTCACGCTGCCAGTGTCTCCGCTGCCATTAAGGCGGCCACTGTGCGCTTTGTGGCAAAGGCACCGGAAGAGGTTGGGAGGGATGTCGTGGCCCATGTCGTGTCACAGGGAGGTGACCCCGGGAACAGCATGCTGGTGCTCAGCCAGAGTACCATGCAGTTTGGCAAGTACCGGGTTCAAACCTTGCAGTGGCTGCTGACAAATGACATGGGCTACGCTGTGTCCCTGGTGACCAGCCACCAGAGGGAGCAGGAGGGTGACAGCTCCATGGCCAACAAGGACGCCCTGATCAGCTATGCCTGTGCTTTCCCTGACGTTGCCTCGGCTGTAAGGGATCAGAGAGCACAGGACGTAGCCCGGCTGCGGTCCTCCCAGCCCAGTCAGGAGGACCTGCGCCTTGTGGCCTTTGGGGTGCACAAGGACCTCGCCTGGAGGGATCTGCGTGCTTGCCACTGGAGAGCAGCCTCTGTCTGCGTCCGAGGACACCGAAGGTCGTGCCTCGTGCACCTTCAGCTCAAG GTGCTTCTTCCTGAAGCATGGAAGCAGTCGCTGCCCAAGGAGCAGCACGAGTGGATCGCCAGGGCTCTGTTCATCAGGAACAGGATTGGGAAGCTGGAGCTGACCTCGGACCTGCGTCTGTGGTGGTTCCCTCCCCAGCCCCGGCTGATCCACAATCAGCCTCCAGCATCGCCAGGCCCCTTCTGCCATCCGCTGTTTCTCTGGATGCCCTGCCGCATGTGGGCATTCAAGCTGACGTGCACCCAGCCCGAGTGCCTCGGCCACAAGCTGACTGGCGTCGGGCTGTACAAGACCGTCCGGAGGGTCTTGAGCATTGACGGCTGGTACGACGTGGCCACGGAGTACCTGGAGTGCCATCGGTGCAAGAAGAAGGTGGCTGGCTGGTCCAGTCATGTGCTGAATCAGCTGGATCCAGCTCATCGGAGCCACTTCCCGGCGATTCTCACGTACGG GGTGCTGAGGCTGATGCGGGAGCGCACTCTGGGAAACAGTGCCACCCAGCTGTACAATACACTGTGCGAACAGCACAGCGAGGCCTGGATGCAGCGGTCCCTTCAGTACCTCGCTGAGTTCGAGCCCTTCTTGGCCTAG